The nucleotide sequence TGTCGGTAACGGGGATGTGAGCCTTTTCAGGACATAAGCTTTTACTTCAAGTGGAGAGAGTTCAGGTTTAGTGAGCATTGTGAAATTGACCATAGATCGTGTCTTTACCACTGTTGTGTCTGAAATACCATTGATTTTGCCGTTTACATGAATACGATCCAGATGTAAAAGTCGTGAAGCTGCTTCTGTGATAAATGAGGTTTGTGACCCCTGATCGATGAGAGCCCTTAGTACGTAAGTATTTCCATTCTTAGCTTTTACTGCAATCTGTGCTGTTGCTAATATAACTTGATCGCCTTCTGTTTCAGATTGTACTCTCATGGTGACGTGGTTGCAAGTTGCTTGTGGGTTCTCTTCTTTATCATTGGCAGGTGGCTTATCAGGGTTTGTAATATGGAGCAGGCTGTGGTGACGTAGGCCACACTGGCTGCAAGATGTATTCTGTCTACATTTAGACACTCTGTGACCTTGAACAAGACAGTTGAAGCAAATGTTGTTTTGTTTGACGAAATCTTTACGTGAAGTGACATCTAAGTTGGCAAAATCTTTACAGTGGCAAACATAATGGTTTTGTGAGCAGTATGTGCAAGTGCGTGTGGCTTCTGCAACAAAACTTCTTACAGGTGTGTTGTGCGAGTTTGTTCTAGTTGTGTCCTTTGCTTTAGGTGAGTCTCTTTTGAATACTTCTTTGTTTGAATTACTGACCATTTCTAAAGATCTGAATCGATTTTCTAGGTGAGACGCCAAGGACGTAAAGGAAGGAATGTGTGTGGAAGATCCTAGTGATTGTTCCCATAGCTTGTGAGATTCCATATCCAATTTTGAAACAACCACGTGAGTTACTATAGGATCCCAAGTCTCAGTATCTATTCCTAAATTCTGTAAAGAATGCAAACATTGTTGTGTAGTGTCCAATAATTCCTTTATTCCTCGCGCACATTCAACATTCATCTTTCTTTGAGTGAGTAGCCGATTTATTGTGTTATTAACTATGACCCTTTCGTTATTGTAACGATCTTCTAAAATCTTCCAAGCCTTTTCATAATTAGCGGAGGTAAGAGCAAAATCTTTCAAAAGTTGTTCAGCTTCTCCCGTAATGCTAGATTTTAAATAGTGATATTTCTCTATGTCTGACAAACTATTATCATTTCGAATAAGCGAAGTGAAAATATCTCTAAAACTAAGCCACTCAAGGTAATCACCAGAAAATTTAGGTATGTTAATCGGCGGTAGTTTTGCTTTGCGTTTCACTTGCTCTGTGGAATCAGTATGACATGTTGCTGAAAGAGTCGATCTTTGTTCTGTATTATCTAATTCCCTCAAACACTCCTTCAGTAAGGTTTTAAGCTCCAAGTAAGTATCTTCTGTTGTGTGAAAATTATCCATCGGGTCAAAGTTAATTTTCTCAAGCAAATCTGTGGAAATGTttagcataataatatcattgtgTTGTTTTCTGTATGATTCCCAGTAATCATCCAATGTTTCTAGTCGAGTTTCCAAAAACCCACGAGAGTaccgcgaccttgaagttttctTAAAATTCGTGTGTAGCCTTGATATGCTTTCGCTAAGTGACTTTTGCGCTATGCATGCTTGTAGGTTGTGAGTTGCTGGTTGAGtcattttcaatttatatttcCAAGTTTGAAGTTTTTCAGAAAATTTCTAAGTTAGTTGAATCGAATTTTTTCTAAGTTGTAGAAATGTTGAAATTTTGTCAAAGTCCTATTTCAACAGAATTTTTCTAAGTCGTAGAAACGTTCATTTGCCGAAGTCTTTTTTCAACGGAATTTTTCTAAGTTGTAGAAATTATCGAATTATTTCAAAGTCTTTTAATATGAATTTTTCACTAAGTGTAACTAGAACACAAATTAACAAAGTCTTTTCTTCTCAATTATTTAACTAAGTCTTTTTCACTTAACTTATAGTCTAAGTCTTACCGATACCGTTGCACAACACATCACTTTTTCACTTTAACTGACTTTAACTTTTTTAGCACTGCACACACTTTAACttatccggttcgaaggaccaatgTACAATTAAAACACTTTCACATGCTGAACCGTATATTGTATTTCGATACCAAGCAATTTGTCTTATATCGTAGAACACATGGTGAGATAGCGTAATGCAAAGGGTAGGTGGCGCCATCTAGTTTCAGCTTTAGAAACAAGTGTGAAATAACATGAGCAAACTTAGATAACACTACCTAATAACTATTTACCAAAATTATCTTAAAATTGCAAAAGATAATTAAACAAGTAGTAAAGATAGTATTAGTAATTTTTTGCAGTTTCGTCCAATCAGTCTGTCTGTATTAGtcattttctaaataaaatataagtactataaaatataaatatacttatttatattttatagtacaattaatagtattttaattacaaaaaaacttttctaaatacttttgaatcgccaaATCCATCTACTACcgactggttcgaaatgccttttCTATAAAAGCTTTAAGTTGATAACAATATTATAgaaatactactactactacgtACTTCCTACTTCTATACGTACACAAAGATTTATCTAAATATGGAAAATAATACACAAGTAAATTATACTAACTTTCTGGACATGAAAAGCGAGAGCCGAAAAATTTGGTTTACTCCCTCGAGTGAGACATTGGAAGGATTTAATCTACTATTTACAAGGTACTTATATTTACCCCTAAGTACCCTAGTAGGTGCCTACTACTCAACCGTTTTCTACGAACGTATAGAACTTTTTCTTGAATTTTATCAAAACTGCGAATCAAACTGTTTTGTATAGAGGTGCGTATTCATAACACTGCAAAGTCCAAACTACGAAACAACAATGATCCATATCTTAACTTAAATCTTGTGAGCTTAGAGTTAGTTACAAACAACAAGAAGTTggtaagataggtaggtattgtaaaggtatgtatgtaggttgACAGGGTTTACGACGCTAGAGCCGCATAGACAGTTGGAGG is from Maniola jurtina chromosome 14, ilManJurt1.1, whole genome shotgun sequence and encodes:
- the LOC123872061 gene encoding uncharacterized protein LOC123872061, coding for MNVECARGIKELLDTTQQCLHSLQNLGIDTETWDPIVTHVVVSKLDMESHKLWEQSLGSSTHIPSFTSLASHLENRFRSLEMVSNSNKEVFKRDSPKAKDTTRTNSHNTPVRSFVAEATRTCTYCSQNHYVCHCKDFANLDVTSRKDFVKQNNICFNCLVQGHRVSKCRQNTSCSQCGLRHHSLLHITNPDKPPANDKEENPQATCNHVTMRVQSETEGDQVILATAQIAVKAKNGNTYVLRALIDQGSQTSFITEAASRLLHLDRIHVNGKINGISDTTVVKTRSMVNFTMLTKPELSPLEVKAYVLKRLTSPLPTREFSQEFWPSPMQLDLADPNFHKPGSIDVLLGADVHAKIVLPDIHRHESLVAINSSVGWLISGKVIHMDSQKETHKETHKETHKETHRETHKETHKETHKETHKETYKETHKETHKETHTDSEKETHTGNEAHKDSVNVTHTHDVLRLTSPNTMMKVVYDAMTVPENDKTIKKELLPGPSLLPYKDELMTSCYSEDDVISLQHSLSAILTQCNFPLHKWSSNSEKVFNQIPNKSNLLKSEVNIKFKAKAGLDWDEEFTPELKT